DNA sequence from the Devosia lacusdianchii genome:
CCCGCTGCTTCTCGCCGCCCGATAGCGTGCTGAAGCTGCGCCCGGCGCAGTGGGCCATGCCCACCGTATCGAGGCACCGCGCCACGATCGCCCGGTCCTCCGGGCCGTCATTGGACAGCACAGCCTTGTGCGGCATGCGGCCCATGGACACCAGTTCACGCACCGTGAAGTCGAACTCGCCGGTGCGTTCCTGCGCCACCACGGCCATGCGCCGCGCCGCCTCGCGTGCCGAGAGCCGCCACACGTCGTCGCCCAGATGCAGCACTGCCCCGCCCATCGGCTTGAGCACCCGGTAGATGGTGCGCAACAGGCTCGATTTGCCGCTGCCATTGGGACCCACCAGGCCCACGAACTCGCCGTGTTCCACGCCGAACATCACCGAATCGACGATCCGCCGGTCCGCCGCCTCCACCGAGACGCCCTTGACCCATACCTGGTTCATGCCGCCTCCCGCTTGCGGCGCTGCGTCGCCAGCATCCAGATAAAGAACGGCCCGCCCAGCAACGCCGTGATCACGCCCACCGGCAATTCCACCGGAGCAAAGGCCATGCGGGCGATCACGTCGACCCAGATCAGGAAGATCGCGCCCACCAGCACCGCCACCGGCACCACCCGGCGGTGATCGCTGCCGACGAGCATGCGCACCACATGCGGAATGACCAGGCCGACAAAGCCGATCGCCCCGCTCACCGCTACCATCACGCCCGTCAGCAGCGACAGCACCACGAACAGCACCAGGCGCAACTGGCCGACATCGACGCCCAGCGTCCGCGCCGTCTCGTCGCCAACCAGCAGCGCATTGAGCGCCCGCCCGTTGACCGCCAGGTAGATCGTGCCGATCAGCAGCGCCGCGCCAGGCAGTCCCAGGTCGCTCCAGGCGGCTCCACCCAGGCTGCCCAGCAGCCATTCCATGGCGTTGCGCGCCAGCTCGCGATTTTCCGAGGTCAGCACGATCAGGCTTGTCAGCCCCGACAGCGAATAGCCGCAGGCCATGCCGGCCAGCACCAGCCGCAATGGCGACATCTGCCCCCCGGCGATCGCCACCAGGAACACCAGCACGAACGATACCAGCGCGCCGGCAAACGCCCCCGCCGGCACGGCATAAAGTCCAAGTCCGGCCAATGCCCCGGTGCCCAGCACCAGCACAGCGCCCACCGAGGCCCCCGATGAAATGCCCAGCACATAAGGGTCGGCCAACGGATTGCGCACCACCGCCTGCATGGCCACGCCCACGGCCGCGAGCCCACCGCCGACGAGCGCTGCCAGCAGCACGCGCGGCAGTCGCAGCGTCCAGACGATGCCCTC
Encoded proteins:
- a CDS encoding ABC transporter ATP-binding protein — encoded protein: MNQVWVKGVSVEAADRRIVDSVMFGVEHGEFVGLVGPNGSGKSSLLRTIYRVLKPMGGAVLHLGDDVWRLSAREAARRMAVVAQERTGEFDFTVRELVSMGRMPHKAVLSNDGPEDRAIVARCLDTVGMAHCAGRSFSTLSGGEKQRVLVARALAQEAPFLVLDEPTNHLDIRHQLELLALVRRLGTTTLAALHDLNLAARYCHRLVMLAEGRVVAIGSPAEVLTAERIADVYGVGATVRLEEGVPRIEFYPL
- a CDS encoding FecCD family ABC transporter permease, whose product is MTTDTLNAPAGWREHLRALPVALIVAALGLALALSLTLAVTIGPVPLDASLVWRITLAKITGAAGDWTAAEEGIVWTLRLPRVLLAALVGGGLAAVGVAMQAVVRNPLADPYVLGISSGASVGAVLVLGTGALAGLGLYAVPAGAFAGALVSFVLVFLVAIAGGQMSPLRLVLAGMACGYSLSGLTSLIVLTSENRELARNAMEWLLGSLGGAAWSDLGLPGAALLIGTIYLAVNGRALNALLVGDETARTLGVDVGQLRLVLFVVLSLLTGVMVAVSGAIGFVGLVIPHVVRMLVGSDHRRVVPVAVLVGAIFLIWVDVIARMAFAPVELPVGVITALLGGPFFIWMLATQRRKREAA